In one Streptomyces sp. NBC_00597 genomic region, the following are encoded:
- a CDS encoding cytochrome P450, which produces MTSDPQTTLKPDVPETDPATGEPVHCWNLDDFEALDFDPFLHDRLRDKRATRIRLPFGQGTAWLMARYADVKAATTDPRFSRRELVGRTITASSPHAIASQQASMNYADPPRLNDMRRVVARAFTGKSMQKLRPTVQQTADSLLDAMEQHGSPADLVEHLHGPFPLAAVADLLGMPQDMRRNMTSWANVIMTPGPSPDKSTDALKTVRECVVALLAMRREKQSDDLAGVLAGAADAGEITEPEAVSIATAILVSGAHAVRNNSANMIYALLTHPEHLERLRREPEMIPQAVDELLRFIPHRSGVGLPRIATRDVDIAGVTIKAGETVYSSYLAANRDPEVFPEPDKLDFDRGPIAHMAFGNGPHHCVGSMLARMESEIIVTTLLERYPRLALAVPPEQLEWQAGALIRGPKTLPVTW; this is translated from the coding sequence ATGACCTCAGACCCGCAAACGACCCTCAAGCCGGACGTGCCGGAAACGGACCCGGCCACGGGCGAACCGGTGCACTGCTGGAACCTGGACGACTTCGAGGCGCTGGACTTCGACCCGTTCCTGCACGACCGCCTGCGGGACAAACGGGCCACCCGGATCCGGCTGCCGTTCGGCCAGGGCACCGCATGGCTGATGGCGCGCTACGCCGACGTGAAGGCGGCCACCACGGACCCGCGTTTCAGCAGGCGGGAACTGGTCGGCCGGACGATCACCGCCTCCTCCCCGCACGCGATCGCCTCGCAGCAGGCGTCGATGAACTACGCCGACCCGCCGCGCCTCAACGACATGCGCCGGGTGGTCGCCCGGGCGTTCACCGGCAAGAGCATGCAGAAGCTGCGGCCGACCGTGCAGCAGACCGCCGACAGCCTCCTGGACGCCATGGAGCAGCACGGCTCACCCGCGGACTTGGTCGAACACCTGCACGGCCCGTTCCCCCTCGCGGCGGTCGCCGACCTGCTGGGGATGCCCCAGGACATGCGCAGGAACATGACCTCCTGGGCGAACGTGATCATGACCCCCGGCCCGTCCCCCGACAAGAGCACCGATGCCCTGAAGACGGTGCGCGAATGCGTGGTGGCCCTGCTCGCCATGCGCCGGGAGAAGCAGAGCGACGACCTGGCCGGAGTCCTCGCCGGGGCCGCCGACGCAGGTGAGATCACCGAGCCGGAGGCCGTCTCCATCGCCACCGCCATCCTCGTGAGCGGTGCGCACGCGGTCCGCAACAACAGCGCCAACATGATCTACGCCCTGCTCACCCATCCGGAGCACCTCGAACGGCTGCGCCGGGAGCCGGAGATGATCCCGCAGGCCGTCGACGAGCTGCTGCGCTTCATCCCGCACCGCAGCGGAGTGGGTCTGCCGCGGATCGCCACGCGGGACGTGGACATCGCCGGCGTCACCATCAAGGCCGGGGAGACGGTGTACTCCTCGTACCTCGCGGCCAACCGCGACCCCGAGGTCTTCCCGGAGCCCGACAAGCTGGACTTCGACCGCGGGCCGATCGCCCACATGGCCTTCGGGAACGGGCCCCACCACTGCGTCGGCTCGATGCTGGCCCGGATGGAGTCCGAGATCATCGTCACCACGCTGCTCGAACGCTATCCGCGCCTGGCCCTGGCCGTGCCGCCCGAGCAGCTCGAATGGCAGGCCGGGGCGCTGATCCGCGGGCCCAAGACCCTCCCGGTGACCTGGTGA
- a CDS encoding NHLP bacteriocin export ABC transporter permease/ATPase subunit, with translation MGGLGSAVDCTGLRSLSLEGPLVLWLVVEGELDLFAVDAAQAGHWHFLGRLEPGALLLGPADGPAHTLTGRPLQGCALRRIELHELHRAAYAAPGAPADGAWGWHAEAWHDGFTDGAPSPLEDAFARGIGRGLRVLYQAPLESRPTAGRGGADDDILWMQVPPGSVQYGAVYEPHHGAATAAGTLLVDGAVWQGMVDQQYRLLSALDRWIEQDERAHEDRTAAGIEAGEVARSQADRALLASIGRSRRGSGGAAGDDATFAVCRLVAADAGIALTEPTGADGAGGRTDPVERIALASRVRARPVRLAGHWWREYSGPLVGRRADDGTPVALLWRRGRYEAVDPAPGGRERGRRNQRIHRDDAAEFAPHAVMFYRPLPDRKPGLLHLVRFGVRGSGQDLRSLVIGGLGAVGLGAVVPVATGRVLGTYVPHAEDSLIVQTALALIATSVVSAAFMLLQNVSILRMEGRVEAALQPAVWDRLLRLPVTFFAGRSTGELAGAAMGISSIRRALSGIVPVTLQAGTVGTINLVLLLFYSVPLALAALAMLIAIAVVFLGLGLWQLRYQRQLIRIGNKLDNQAFQTLRGLPKLRVAAAESFAYAAWAREFARTRELQQRIGRIKNVVTVLNAVYLPLCTLVMFMLLAGPARGSMSASEFLTFSTAVTMMLSSATQLTGALLSAAAVQPMFEQVKPLLRATPEVLAGGIRPGELSGAVEVKNLSYRYADDGPLVLDDVSFQVRPGEFVAVVGASGCGKSTLLRMLIGFDRPAYGSVLYDGQDLAALDQAAVRRQCGVVLQNAQPFSGSIFDCIRGSGTYSLEEAGEAAALAGLAEDIKAMPMGMHTVLSDGGGTVSGGQRQRLMIAQALIGKPRILFLDEATSALDNEAQRVVIESTRALRATRIVIAHRLSTVLDADRVIVMADGRIAQQGTPAELLADAAGPFHELVRRQVGP, from the coding sequence CTGGGCGGCCTCGGCTCGGCGGTCGACTGCACCGGCCTGCGCAGCCTGTCCCTGGAGGGGCCGCTCGTCCTGTGGCTCGTCGTCGAGGGCGAACTGGACCTGTTCGCCGTCGACGCCGCGCAGGCGGGTCACTGGCACTTCCTCGGCCGGCTGGAGCCGGGCGCGCTGCTCCTGGGCCCGGCCGACGGCCCCGCGCACACGCTGACCGGCCGACCGCTCCAGGGCTGCGCACTGCGCCGCATCGAGCTGCACGAGCTGCACCGCGCCGCGTACGCAGCCCCGGGCGCCCCCGCGGACGGAGCCTGGGGGTGGCACGCCGAGGCATGGCACGACGGATTCACCGACGGGGCGCCCAGCCCGCTGGAGGACGCCTTCGCCCGTGGCATCGGCCGCGGTCTGCGCGTGCTGTACCAGGCACCGCTGGAGAGCCGGCCGACCGCCGGTCGGGGCGGGGCCGACGACGACATCCTGTGGATGCAGGTCCCGCCGGGCAGCGTGCAGTACGGCGCCGTGTACGAGCCGCACCACGGCGCGGCCACCGCCGCGGGCACGCTCCTCGTCGACGGGGCCGTGTGGCAGGGGATGGTGGACCAGCAGTACCGGCTGCTGTCCGCCCTGGACCGCTGGATCGAGCAGGACGAGCGCGCCCACGAGGACCGCACGGCGGCCGGCATCGAGGCCGGGGAGGTCGCTCGCAGCCAGGCGGACCGGGCCCTGCTCGCCTCCATCGGCCGCTCCCGCAGGGGCTCCGGCGGCGCCGCGGGCGACGACGCGACCTTCGCCGTGTGCCGCCTGGTCGCCGCCGACGCGGGCATCGCCCTGACCGAGCCGACGGGTGCGGACGGGGCCGGCGGGCGGACGGACCCGGTCGAACGCATCGCGCTCGCCTCCCGGGTCCGCGCCCGGCCCGTCCGGCTCGCCGGGCACTGGTGGCGGGAGTACAGCGGGCCCCTGGTGGGCCGGCGCGCGGATGACGGCACGCCGGTCGCGCTGCTGTGGCGCCGCGGCCGCTACGAGGCCGTCGACCCCGCCCCCGGCGGGCGGGAGCGGGGCCGGCGCAACCAGCGCATCCACCGGGACGACGCGGCCGAATTCGCGCCGCACGCCGTCATGTTCTACCGCCCGCTGCCCGACCGGAAGCCGGGCCTGCTGCATCTGGTCCGCTTCGGCGTGCGCGGCAGCGGCCAGGACCTGCGCAGCCTCGTCATCGGCGGGCTGGGCGCGGTCGGGCTCGGCGCCGTCGTCCCCGTGGCCACGGGACGGGTGCTCGGCACGTACGTACCGCACGCCGAGGACAGCCTCATCGTGCAGACCGCGCTGGCGCTCATCGCGACCAGCGTGGTCTCGGCCGCGTTCATGCTGCTCCAGAACGTCTCCATCCTGCGCATGGAGGGCCGGGTCGAGGCCGCGTTGCAGCCGGCCGTGTGGGACCGGCTGTTGCGGCTGCCGGTGACCTTCTTCGCCGGCCGCTCCACCGGGGAACTGGCCGGCGCAGCCATGGGCATCAGCTCCATCCGCCGTGCGCTGTCCGGCATCGTCCCGGTGACCCTCCAGGCGGGCACCGTCGGCACCATCAACCTCGTGCTGCTGCTCTTCTACAGCGTGCCGCTCGCGCTGGCGGCGCTCGCCATGCTGATCGCCATCGCCGTCGTGTTCCTGGGCCTGGGATTGTGGCAGCTGCGCTACCAGCGGCAGTTGATCCGGATCGGCAACAAGCTCGACAACCAGGCGTTCCAGACGCTGCGCGGACTGCCCAAACTGAGGGTGGCCGCGGCCGAGAGCTTCGCGTACGCCGCCTGGGCCCGGGAGTTCGCCCGTACCCGCGAGCTGCAGCAGCGCATCGGCCGGATCAAGAACGTGGTCACCGTGCTCAACGCGGTCTATCTACCGCTGTGCACGCTCGTGATGTTCATGCTGCTGGCCGGACCGGCGCGGGGCAGCATGTCGGCGAGCGAGTTCCTCACGTTCAGCACCGCCGTGACCATGATGCTGTCCTCGGCCACGCAGCTGACCGGCGCCCTGCTCTCGGCCGCAGCCGTGCAGCCGATGTTCGAACAGGTCAAGCCGCTCCTGCGGGCGACCCCCGAGGTGCTCGCCGGAGGCATCCGGCCCGGGGAGCTCAGCGGCGCCGTCGAGGTGAAGAACCTCTCGTACCGGTACGCGGACGACGGCCCGCTCGTACTGGACGACGTGTCGTTCCAGGTGCGGCCCGGTGAATTCGTCGCCGTCGTCGGGGCCAGCGGCTGCGGCAAGTCGACCCTGCTGCGCATGCTCATCGGTTTCGACCGGCCGGCCTACGGCAGCGTCCTGTACGACGGCCAGGACCTGGCCGCACTCGACCAGGCGGCCGTACGCCGCCAGTGCGGGGTCGTCCTCCAGAACGCGCAGCCGTTCTCCGGGTCGATCTTCGACTGCATCCGCGGCTCCGGAACCTACTCCCTCGAAGAGGCGGGGGAGGCCGCCGCGCTGGCGGGCCTCGCCGAGGACATCAAGGCCATGCCGATGGGCATGCACACCGTGCTGTCCGACGGCGGTGGCACGGTCTCGGGCGGGCAGCGCCAACGGCTGATGATCGCCCAGGCCCTCATCGGCAAGCCGCGCATCCTGTTCCTCGACGAGGCCACGAGCGCGCTGGACAACGAAGCCCAGCGCGTGGTCATCGAGTCCACCCGCGCCCTGCGAGCCACCCGCATCGTGATCGCCCACCGACTGTCCACCGTCCTGGACGCCGACCGGGTGATCGTCATGGCGGACGGGCGCATCGCCCAGCAGGGGACGCCCGCCGAGCTGCTCGCCGATGCGGCGGGACCGTTCCACGAGCTGGTCCGCCGCCAGGTCGGCCCCTAG
- a CDS encoding cytochrome P450, producing the protein MLKDGPATARPPITHWPTPALDGVDFDPVLAELMRAGPITRIRMPNGSGWAWLVCRYEDVRMVANDPRFSRKLVAEHDVTRLAPHFIPAPGAVGFEDPPDHTRLRRTVAAAFTTSGVEALRARAKEMLDALVDGILRDGPPVDLTERLLAPFPLAVVCELMGVPEADRPLVHEWTTLILSSAQGAERSEQTKNDMCAYLGGRMREGEVAGGDSVIGLLVKAVEAGEVTAEEATGLALLIQIGGEAVTNNVGNMVYILLTRPDLMDRMRRDPGVRPSAINELLRYIPHRNAVGLSRIALEDVTVAGQLIRAGEAIYVSYLAANRDPDVFPDPHGLDLERSPNPHVSFGYGPHFCPGNMLARLESELLVDALLDRFADLRFSVPPSELRWRPGALIRGPEGLPVTWS; encoded by the coding sequence ATGCTGAAGGACGGCCCCGCAACCGCAAGGCCACCCATCACGCACTGGCCCACCCCGGCCCTGGACGGGGTCGACTTCGACCCCGTCCTCGCCGAGTTGATGCGGGCGGGGCCGATCACCCGGATCCGCATGCCCAACGGAAGCGGGTGGGCCTGGCTCGTCTGCCGGTACGAAGACGTGCGCATGGTGGCCAACGATCCCCGGTTCAGCCGCAAGCTGGTCGCGGAACACGATGTCACCCGTCTGGCCCCCCACTTCATCCCCGCGCCCGGTGCGGTCGGCTTCGAGGACCCGCCCGACCACACCCGGCTGCGGCGCACCGTCGCCGCCGCCTTCACCACCAGCGGGGTGGAGGCACTGCGCGCACGGGCCAAGGAGATGCTCGACGCCCTCGTCGACGGCATCCTGCGCGACGGCCCGCCCGTGGACCTGACCGAGCGCCTGCTCGCACCCTTCCCGCTCGCCGTCGTGTGCGAGCTGATGGGAGTGCCGGAGGCCGACCGGCCCTTGGTGCACGAGTGGACCACCCTGATCCTGTCCTCGGCCCAGGGCGCCGAGCGCAGCGAGCAGACGAAGAACGACATGTGCGCCTACCTCGGCGGACGCATGCGCGAGGGTGAAGTGGCCGGTGGTGACAGCGTCATCGGGCTCCTCGTCAAGGCGGTCGAAGCCGGCGAGGTCACCGCCGAAGAGGCCACCGGCCTCGCCCTCCTGATCCAGATCGGGGGCGAGGCCGTCACCAACAACGTGGGCAACATGGTCTACATCCTGCTCACCCGTCCGGACCTGATGGACCGGATGCGCAGGGACCCGGGTGTGCGGCCCTCGGCCATCAACGAGCTGCTGCGCTACATCCCGCACCGCAACGCGGTCGGGCTCTCCCGGATCGCCCTCGAAGACGTCACCGTGGCCGGCCAGCTCATCCGGGCGGGCGAAGCGATCTACGTCTCGTACCTCGCGGCCAACCGCGACCCGGACGTCTTCCCCGACCCGCACGGGCTGGATCTGGAACGCAGCCCCAACCCGCACGTCTCCTTCGGCTACGGACCCCACTTCTGTCCCGGGAACATGCTGGCCCGCCTCGAATCCGAACTGCTCGTGGACGCCCTGCTCGACCGCTTCGCGGACCTGCGCTTCAGCGTCCCTCCGAGCGAACTGCGCTGGCGGCCAGGGGCCCTCATCCGCGGGCCCGAAGGTCTGCCCGTGACCTGGTCATGA
- a CDS encoding acyl-CoA carboxylase epsilon subunit, translating to MIRRHRIRVVRGTPDHIELAALTAALLILARAADVPRAPRSGRHHRAHWDRNLRSVVHHPAQSWRARPHSPFI from the coding sequence GTGATACGCCGGCACCGGATCCGGGTGGTCCGGGGCACCCCGGACCACATAGAACTGGCGGCCCTCACGGCCGCCCTGCTCATCCTGGCGCGCGCGGCCGACGTGCCGCGCGCGCCCCGCTCCGGCCGGCACCACCGCGCCCACTGGGACCGCAACCTGCGGTCGGTGGTGCACCATCCCGCGCAGTCCTGGCGCGCCCGCCCGCACTCCCCCTTCATCTAG
- a CDS encoding cupin domain-containing protein — MTAHVARDGLLVPPGHGRKLHTDAQQVTFKVTGEHSAVASSFEVVVPPGFDVGAHLHTRSEELFYVLEGELDVMAFEPRVRSGDDWRHWEALDGRQVVRATPGTVIVVPPGCPHAFANPTGEPARMFFQASPPPDHERYFEELLELLDTSATPDPAAIRELRVRYDIEQLTPLRHELS, encoded by the coding sequence ATGACCGCGCACGTCGCCCGCGACGGGCTGCTCGTGCCCCCGGGCCACGGCCGCAAGCTGCACACCGACGCCCAACAGGTCACGTTCAAGGTCACCGGGGAGCACTCCGCGGTGGCCTCCAGCTTCGAGGTCGTCGTACCGCCCGGGTTCGACGTCGGTGCGCACCTGCACACCCGCAGCGAAGAGCTGTTCTACGTCCTGGAGGGTGAACTCGACGTCATGGCCTTCGAGCCGCGCGTCCGTTCCGGCGACGATTGGCGACACTGGGAAGCGCTCGACGGCCGCCAGGTCGTCCGTGCCACACCCGGAACCGTCATCGTAGTTCCCCCCGGGTGTCCGCACGCCTTCGCGAACCCGACCGGCGAACCGGCCCGGATGTTCTTCCAGGCCTCTCCGCCACCCGATCACGAGCGGTACTTCGAGGAGCTCCTCGAACTGCTCGACACGAGCGCCACCCCGGATCCCGCCGCGATCCGCGAACTCCGGGTGCGCTACGACATCGAACAGCTCACGCCGTTGCGCCACGAGCTGTCCTGA
- a CDS encoding YitT family protein, which produces MPLAPARPTRRLPRRLLQLYAGLALYGASSAFLVRAGLGLDPWDVFHQGLAQRTGWSIGTVSVAVGALVLLLWVPLRQRPGLGTFSNVFAIGLTMDATLAVVPDVRGALAQAALMAAGIVLNGAATGLYIAARFGAGPRDGLMTGLHRRTGWSLRLVRTGIELTVLVAGVLLGGTAGVATLAYALAIGPLSQLFLRVFALPPEEDASPSADRAGTPSAAPAPAPAPT; this is translated from the coding sequence GTGCCACTCGCCCCCGCCCGCCCCACGCGGCGTCTGCCCCGTCGGCTCCTCCAGCTCTACGCCGGCCTCGCGCTGTACGGCGCGAGCTCCGCGTTCCTGGTCCGCGCCGGGCTGGGGCTGGACCCGTGGGACGTGTTCCACCAAGGGCTCGCCCAGCGCACGGGGTGGAGCATCGGCACGGTGTCGGTGGCCGTCGGGGCGCTGGTCCTGCTGCTGTGGGTACCCCTGCGGCAGCGGCCGGGGCTGGGCACCTTCTCCAACGTCTTCGCCATCGGCCTGACCATGGACGCCACCCTCGCGGTGGTGCCGGACGTGCGCGGAGCCCTCGCGCAGGCCGCCCTGATGGCCGCGGGCATCGTCCTCAACGGTGCCGCGACCGGCCTCTACATCGCCGCCCGCTTCGGGGCGGGGCCGCGCGACGGCCTGATGACCGGGCTGCACCGGCGGACCGGTTGGTCGCTGAGGCTGGTGCGCACCGGGATCGAGCTGACCGTCCTCGTGGCCGGCGTCCTGCTGGGCGGCACGGCCGGTGTCGCCACCTTGGCGTACGCACTGGCCATCGGGCCGCTCTCACAGCTCTTCCTCCGGGTGTTCGCCCTCCCGCCCGAGGAGGACGCCTCCCCGTCCGCCGACCGGGCTGGCACCCCGTCGGCAGCCCCGGCACCGGCCCCGGCCCCGACCTAG
- a CDS encoding VanW family protein gives MRRVHRPTINRRTALPLVGGAAVLGFGCLYLTGLAVAGDAIADGTHVRGVDIGGMSRTEAKAALDHALGPAAAAPIEVRIGERAERAAPAAFGLSLDTAATADRAAQSGSDPVTVIGRLLTPAEDREVEPVIRTDGPTNTAEVDRLNAAGHEARDGAITFEDGTARATAPVTGVAVRAGQTADTVRAAYLRPQGGTVALPVDQKAPVVGQQETTRALKEFAEPAMSGPITLTVAGKPVTLTPAVLGRYLTAEPDAHGRLVPKLDAEGLLADPAVARQVAAATSPSRGATFRVDSAGRAVVAEDGRSGAQVTEKAFADAVVPLLTRSGAARTGEVAVQTVPPRLTAANAQRLGIKEQVSSFTVKFPAAPYRTTNIGRAVELINGSVVMPGETWSFNKTVGERTKENGFVDGIMINDGQFVKSPGGGVSAVATTMYNAMFFAGVQPLEHGAHSFYIERYPEGREATVAWGTLDLRWKNDSGHAIYVKADSSDTSVTISLLGTKKYDEIRATQGPRENTTPPGKRTGSGPTCEVQTPLEGFDVNVGRVFVQGGKEVKRETYRTHYTPRDEVTCDDPQASATPAAPTASAAPKPGRA, from the coding sequence ATGCGACGCGTACACCGCCCGACGATCAACCGGCGGACGGCCCTGCCCCTCGTCGGCGGAGCCGCCGTCCTGGGCTTCGGCTGCCTCTACCTCACTGGTCTGGCCGTCGCCGGCGACGCCATAGCCGACGGCACCCACGTGCGCGGGGTCGACATCGGCGGCATGAGCCGTACGGAGGCCAAGGCGGCCCTCGACCACGCGCTCGGCCCCGCCGCTGCCGCCCCGATCGAGGTGCGCATCGGCGAGCGCGCCGAGCGGGCCGCCCCCGCCGCCTTCGGCCTGTCCCTGGACACCGCCGCCACCGCGGACCGCGCCGCGCAGTCCGGGTCCGACCCCGTCACCGTGATCGGGCGCCTGCTCACCCCGGCCGAGGACCGGGAGGTCGAGCCGGTGATCCGCACGGACGGCCCCACGAACACCGCCGAGGTCGACCGTCTCAACGCCGCCGGGCACGAGGCCCGCGACGGCGCCATCACCTTCGAGGACGGCACGGCCCGGGCCACCGCCCCCGTCACCGGCGTCGCCGTGCGCGCCGGCCAGACCGCCGACACCGTGCGCGCCGCCTACCTGCGCCCGCAGGGCGGTACGGTCGCGCTCCCGGTGGACCAGAAGGCTCCCGTGGTCGGCCAGCAGGAGACCACCCGGGCCCTGAAGGAGTTCGCCGAGCCCGCGATGTCCGGCCCGATCACCCTCACCGTGGCCGGAAAGCCCGTCACCCTCACCCCGGCGGTACTCGGCCGGTACCTGACGGCCGAGCCCGACGCCCACGGCCGGCTGGTCCCGAAGCTCGACGCCGAGGGACTGCTGGCCGATCCCGCGGTGGCCCGGCAGGTGGCCGCAGCCACCAGCCCGTCGCGGGGGGCCACCTTCCGCGTCGACTCCGCCGGCCGGGCGGTCGTCGCCGAGGACGGACGCTCGGGGGCGCAGGTCACCGAGAAGGCCTTCGCCGACGCGGTGGTCCCGCTGCTGACGCGCTCGGGCGCCGCCCGTACCGGGGAGGTGGCCGTGCAGACGGTGCCCCCGCGCCTGACCGCCGCGAACGCTCAGCGCCTCGGCATCAAGGAGCAGGTGTCCTCCTTCACCGTGAAGTTCCCGGCCGCCCCGTACCGCACCACCAACATCGGGCGGGCCGTGGAGCTGATCAACGGCTCCGTCGTCATGCCCGGCGAGACGTGGAGCTTCAACAAGACGGTCGGCGAGCGGACCAAGGAGAACGGCTTCGTCGACGGCATCATGATCAACGACGGCCAGTTCGTGAAGTCCCCCGGCGGCGGTGTCTCGGCGGTCGCGACGACGATGTACAACGCCATGTTCTTCGCGGGCGTCCAGCCGCTGGAGCACGGCGCCCACTCCTTCTACATCGAGCGGTACCCCGAGGGCCGCGAGGCCACCGTCGCCTGGGGCACCCTCGACCTGCGCTGGAAGAACGACTCCGGCCACGCGATCTACGTCAAGGCCGATTCCTCCGACACCTCGGTGACCATCAGCCTGCTCGGCACGAAGAAGTACGACGAGATACGCGCGACCCAGGGCCCGCGGGAGAACACCACCCCGCCGGGCAAGCGCACGGGCTCCGGCCCCACCTGCGAGGTGCAGACCCCGCTGGAGGGCTTCGACGTCAACGTCGGCCGGGTCTTCGTCCAGGGCGGCAAGGAGGTCAAGCGCGAGACCTACCGTACGCACTACACCCCGCGCGACGAGGTCACCTGCGACGACCCGCAGGCCTCCGCGACCCCGGCCGCCCCGACGGCCTCGGCCGCGCCGAAGCCGGGCCGCGCCTGA
- a CDS encoding type III polyketide synthase, with protein sequence MATLCRPTVCVPEHVITMEQTLDLCRSVHADHPQLDLALRLIRNTGVAKRHIVQPIEETLKHPGFESRNAVYEAEAKARVPAVVRQALEDAQLRAKDIDMIIYVSCTGFMMPSLTAWMINALGFRTDTRQLPIAQLGCAAGGAAVNRAHDFCTAYPEANALIVSCELCSLCYQPSDLEVGNLLSNGLFGDGVGAAVVRGRGGTGMKLHRNSSYIIPQTEDWIMYDVRSTGFHFKLDRRVPGTMEPLAPSLKELAKAHGWDAAALDFYIIHAGGPRILDDLSKYLGVAPEAFRFSRATLTEYGNIASAVVLDALRRLFDENGTADDARGLLAGFGPGITAEISLGSWTSE encoded by the coding sequence ATGGCGACTCTGTGCAGGCCAACGGTGTGCGTGCCCGAGCACGTGATCACGATGGAGCAGACCCTGGATCTGTGCCGGTCCGTGCACGCGGACCATCCGCAGCTCGACCTGGCGCTGCGCCTGATCCGCAACACCGGCGTCGCGAAGCGGCACATCGTGCAGCCCATCGAGGAAACGCTCAAGCACCCCGGGTTCGAATCGCGCAACGCCGTGTACGAGGCCGAGGCCAAGGCGCGGGTCCCGGCGGTGGTGCGCCAGGCGCTGGAGGACGCCCAGCTCCGGGCCAAGGACATCGACATGATCATCTACGTGTCGTGCACGGGCTTCATGATGCCCTCGCTGACCGCTTGGATGATCAACGCGTTGGGCTTCCGGACGGACACCCGACAGCTGCCCATCGCCCAGCTGGGCTGCGCGGCGGGCGGCGCAGCCGTCAACCGGGCCCACGACTTCTGCACCGCCTACCCCGAGGCGAACGCGCTGATCGTGTCCTGCGAACTCTGCTCGCTGTGCTACCAGCCCAGCGACCTGGAGGTCGGCAACCTGCTCTCCAACGGCCTGTTCGGCGACGGCGTCGGTGCCGCCGTCGTCCGCGGCCGCGGCGGCACCGGTATGAAACTGCACCGCAACAGCTCGTACATCATCCCCCAGACGGAGGACTGGATCATGTACGACGTGCGGTCCACCGGGTTCCACTTCAAGCTCGACCGGCGGGTGCCCGGGACCATGGAACCGCTCGCGCCGTCGCTCAAGGAGCTGGCCAAGGCCCATGGGTGGGACGCCGCGGCGCTGGATTTCTACATCATCCACGCCGGCGGGCCCCGCATCCTGGACGACCTCAGCAAGTACCTCGGTGTGGCACCCGAGGCATTCCGCTTCAGTCGGGCCACACTGACCGAGTACGGCAACATCGCCAGCGCCGTCGTCCTGGACGCACTGCGTCGACTCTTCGACGAGAACGGCACCGCCGATGACGCGCGGGGACTGCTGGCCGGTTTCGGCCCGGGCATCACCGCAGAAATCTCACTGGGCAGCTGGACCTCGGAATGA